From one Simplicispira suum genomic stretch:
- a CDS encoding type IV pilus twitching motility protein PilT: protein MDITQLLAFSVKNKASDLHLSAGLPPMIRVHGDVRRINVDALDHKTVHAMVYDIMSDSQRKTYEEFLEVDFSFEIEGLARFRVNAFNQNRGAAAVFRTIPSKILTLEQLNAPKIFADLSLKPRGLVLVTGPTGSGKSTTLAGMVNHLNESEYGHVLTIEDPIEFVHESKKCLINQREVGPMTLSFAAALRSALREDPDAILVGEMRDLETIRLAMTAAETGHLVFGTLHTSSAAKTIDRIIDVFPAEEKEMVRAMLSESLQAVISQTLCKLKDGSGRVAAHEIMLGTSAIRNLIREAKVAQMYSTIQTSNSVGMQTLDQNLTDLVRRNIISPAEARSKAKIPDNFPG, encoded by the coding sequence GTGGACATCACCCAGCTGCTCGCATTCAGCGTCAAAAACAAGGCGTCCGACCTGCACCTCTCTGCGGGCCTTCCGCCGATGATCCGGGTGCACGGCGACGTGCGGCGCATCAACGTCGATGCGCTGGACCACAAAACGGTTCACGCCATGGTGTACGACATCATGAGCGACTCGCAGCGCAAGACCTACGAAGAATTCCTGGAAGTCGACTTCTCGTTCGAGATCGAAGGTCTGGCCCGTTTTCGGGTCAACGCCTTCAACCAGAACCGCGGCGCCGCCGCCGTGTTCCGAACGATTCCGAGCAAGATCCTCACGCTGGAGCAGCTCAACGCGCCCAAGATTTTTGCCGACCTCTCGCTCAAACCGCGCGGACTGGTACTGGTGACGGGCCCCACGGGCTCGGGCAAATCGACCACGCTGGCCGGCATGGTCAACCACCTCAACGAGAGCGAATACGGCCACGTGCTCACTATCGAGGACCCGATCGAGTTCGTGCACGAATCCAAGAAGTGCCTGATCAACCAGCGCGAAGTCGGCCCCATGACGCTGTCGTTCGCCGCCGCCCTGCGCTCAGCGCTGCGCGAAGACCCGGACGCCATCCTGGTGGGCGAAATGCGCGATCTGGAAACGATTCGGCTGGCGATGACTGCGGCAGAAACCGGGCACCTGGTGTTCGGCACGCTGCACACCTCGAGCGCTGCAAAGACCATCGACCGGATCATCGACGTGTTCCCAGCCGAAGAAAAGGAAATGGTCCGGGCCATGCTGTCCGAGTCGCTGCAGGCGGTGATCTCGCAGACGCTGTGCAAGCTCAAGGACGGATCGGGCCGAGTTGCGGCGCACGAGATCATGCTGGGCACCAGTGCCATCCGCAACCTCATCCGCGAGGCCAAGGTGGCGCAGATGTACTCCACCATTCAGACCAGCAATAGCGTGGGTATGCAGACGCTGGACCAGAATCTGACCGACTTGGTACGCCGCAACATCATCAGCCCCGCCGAGGCACGCAGCAAAGCCAAGATTCCAGACAACTTCCCCGGCTGA
- a CDS encoding YggS family pyridoxal phosphate-dependent enzyme — MTTIADKLQEVRTRIDAACSAAGRAPDAVSLLAVSKTFPAEMVARAALAGQRAFGENYLQEAVEKMSQLGEAGLSNLEWHCIGPVQANKTRLVAEHFDWLHTLDREKIARRLAEQRPAQLAPLQVCIQVNVDGGANKAGVAPSEALALARVVAALPGLQLRGVMSIPEPAPDFESQRALHLKARAVFDQLRAAGLPGAERFDTLSMGMSNDLEAAVAAGSTMVRVGSALFGQRAARAG; from the coding sequence ATGACCACGATTGCAGACAAGCTCCAAGAGGTGCGCACCCGTATTGACGCTGCGTGCAGCGCGGCTGGCCGAGCGCCAGACGCCGTGTCGCTGCTTGCCGTTTCCAAAACTTTCCCTGCCGAGATGGTGGCGCGCGCAGCGCTGGCGGGACAGCGGGCCTTTGGCGAGAACTACCTGCAGGAAGCTGTGGAAAAAATGTCACAGCTGGGCGAGGCTGGTCTGTCAAACCTCGAATGGCATTGCATTGGCCCGGTGCAGGCCAACAAGACGCGGCTGGTAGCGGAGCACTTTGACTGGCTGCACACGCTGGATCGCGAGAAGATCGCTCGCCGGCTGGCAGAGCAGCGGCCCGCCCAGCTGGCGCCGCTGCAGGTGTGCATTCAGGTCAATGTCGATGGCGGCGCCAACAAGGCGGGTGTGGCCCCGAGCGAGGCATTGGCGCTGGCGCGCGTGGTGGCGGCCTTGCCTGGCTTGCAGCTGCGCGGCGTAATGAGCATTCCCGAACCTGCGCCGGATTTTGAGAGTCAGCGTGCATTGCACCTGAAAGCGCGCGCAGTGTTTGACCAGCTTCGCGCAGCCGGCCTGCCGGGCGCTGAGCGCTTTGACACTTTGTCGATGGGTATGAGCAACGATCTGGAAGCTGCAGTGGCCGCTGGCAGCACCATGGTGCGCGTGGGCAGCGCGCTCTTTGGTCAGCGAGCGGCGCGCGCGGGCTAG
- a CDS encoding DUF3617 domain-containing protein translates to MKPTLRPALWPAALLCAGFAFSGGVAAQSIQPGLWEMRTQMTHSDKETQQAMAQMQQQMASMPPAQRKQMEAMMANMGMAVDGKGGMRVKSCVTPEMAERSEVPVQDGDCKTTPAKRSGNTMKFSYQCTDPDIRGEGTVTFTSPKQYSMHSESVQTVKGKSEKITMDVEGQWLSSDCTGAINAPRKK, encoded by the coding sequence ATGAAGCCCACACTCCGACCCGCCCTCTGGCCCGCCGCGCTGCTGTGCGCGGGTTTTGCATTCAGTGGAGGCGTTGCTGCGCAGTCCATCCAACCTGGCCTGTGGGAGATGCGCACGCAGATGACGCATTCCGACAAGGAAACGCAGCAGGCCATGGCACAAATGCAGCAGCAAATGGCCAGCATGCCGCCCGCCCAGCGCAAGCAGATGGAGGCCATGATGGCCAACATGGGCATGGCAGTCGATGGCAAGGGAGGTATGCGCGTGAAGTCTTGCGTGACGCCAGAAATGGCCGAGCGCTCTGAGGTGCCCGTGCAGGACGGCGACTGCAAGACCACGCCCGCCAAGCGCTCTGGCAACACCATGAAGTTCAGCTACCAGTGCACGGATCCCGACATCCGGGGCGAGGGCACCGTCACCTTCACCAGCCCGAAGCAATACAGCATGCACAGCGAGAGCGTGCAGACGGTCAAGGGCAAGAGCGAAAAAATCACCATGGACGTCGAGGGCCAATGGCTCTCGTCAGATTGCACGGGCGCCATCAACGCGCCGCGCAAGAAATAA
- a CDS encoding aminotransferase class V-fold PLP-dependent enzyme: MPGLLPDIDPDGLLEFSVVYTDRALNHMSQRFAGVMKDILATLKEVYHAHTAVLVPGSGTFGMEAVARQFANQEKVLIVRNGWFSYRWTQIFDADKGLGGGSVVCKARRQGEGPQAPWAPCSAQEVAAAIRAEKPKVVFAPHVETASGILLPDDYIRTVSAAAHEVGALFVLDCVASGAMWVDMQATGVDVLISAPQKGWSGSPCCAMVMLSGRARQAIEDTQSSSFSCDLKKWMQIAEGYEKGAHAYHTTMPTDALVRLRDVMLETREYGFEKVRAEQIELGEKVRALLESRGFPSVAADGFKAPGVVVSFTTDPGIQSGKKFAEVGLQTAAGVPLQCDEGPDFKTFRLGLFGLEKWHNVDRTVGQLAAALDAIAAKG; this comes from the coding sequence ATGCCAGGACTTTTGCCCGATATCGATCCCGACGGTCTGCTCGAATTTTCGGTGGTCTACACCGACCGCGCGCTCAACCACATGTCCCAGCGCTTTGCCGGCGTGATGAAAGACATCCTCGCCACGCTCAAAGAGGTCTACCACGCCCATACTGCGGTACTGGTGCCCGGCAGCGGCACCTTTGGCATGGAGGCCGTTGCGCGCCAGTTTGCCAACCAGGAAAAGGTTCTCATCGTGCGCAACGGATGGTTCAGCTACCGCTGGACGCAGATTTTCGACGCAGACAAAGGCCTGGGCGGCGGCTCGGTCGTGTGCAAGGCGCGCCGCCAGGGCGAGGGTCCGCAGGCGCCTTGGGCGCCCTGCTCAGCGCAGGAGGTCGCCGCAGCCATCCGCGCCGAGAAACCCAAGGTCGTGTTCGCGCCGCATGTGGAAACGGCCAGCGGCATTCTCCTTCCCGACGACTACATCCGCACCGTGAGCGCTGCGGCGCATGAGGTCGGCGCGCTCTTCGTGCTCGACTGCGTGGCTTCAGGCGCCATGTGGGTCGATATGCAGGCTACGGGCGTCGATGTGCTGATTTCGGCGCCGCAAAAAGGCTGGAGCGGCTCGCCCTGCTGCGCCATGGTGATGCTCTCCGGGCGTGCCCGCCAGGCCATTGAGGATACGCAGAGTTCAAGCTTTTCCTGCGATTTGAAAAAGTGGATGCAGATTGCCGAAGGCTACGAAAAAGGCGCGCACGCCTACCACACCACCATGCCGACCGACGCCTTGGTGCGCCTGCGCGATGTGATGCTGGAGACCCGCGAATACGGCTTCGAGAAGGTGCGCGCCGAGCAGATCGAGTTGGGCGAAAAGGTGCGCGCGCTGCTGGAATCGCGCGGTTTTCCCAGCGTGGCGGCCGACGGATTCAAGGCGCCGGGCGTGGTGGTGAGTTTCACCACCGACCCCGGCATCCAGAGCGGCAAGAAGTTTGCGGAGGTTGGTTTGCAGACCGCTGCGGGCGTGCCGCTGCAGTGCGACGAAGGACCGGATTTCAAAACCTTCCGCCTGGGGCTGTTCGGCCTGGAAAAATGGCACAACGTGGATCGCACCGTGGGACAGTTGGCCGCAGCGCTGGATGCCATTGCTGCCAAGGGCTAA
- a CDS encoding FKBP-type peptidyl-prolyl cis-trans isomerase — protein sequence MTPFIRPWSALGALAALAVAAAAPAFAAAPVTTASGLIYESLKDGSGPSPKASDTVRVHYRGTFAESGKEFDSSIARGQPIEFPLTGVIPCWTEGVQKMKVGGKAKLTCPPAIAYGARGAGGVIPPNATLNFEVELLGIK from the coding sequence ATGACACCCTTCATTCGACCCTGGAGCGCCCTGGGCGCATTGGCCGCTCTGGCCGTTGCTGCTGCCGCGCCCGCATTCGCTGCAGCACCTGTTACCACCGCCAGCGGGCTCATCTACGAGAGCCTCAAGGACGGCAGCGGCCCCAGCCCCAAGGCGAGCGACACGGTGCGCGTGCATTACCGGGGCACCTTTGCGGAATCGGGAAAGGAATTCGACAGCTCCATTGCGCGCGGCCAGCCGATTGAATTTCCCTTGACTGGCGTGATTCCCTGCTGGACCGAAGGCGTACAGAAAATGAAAGTCGGCGGCAAGGCCAAGCTCACCTGCCCGCCGGCCATTGCCTACGGCGCACGCGGTGCGGGCGGCGTGATTCCGCCCAATGCCACGCTCAACTTCGAAGTCGAGCTGCTCGGCATCAAGTAA
- a CDS encoding DUF445 domain-containing protein translates to MQDAGTELARAKRLALALLALAAAVFAATSFAPPHLAVLALKAVAEAAMVGALADWFAVRALFHRVPLPFISRHTAIIPRNKDRIGRNLAQFVREKFLDADSLVALIRRRDPAALVANWLTRPANARLVAAQVARMLAAALQALEDAQVERFVQRALRSVVGQMDLARLGSELLAALTQGGRHQQLLDQALARLIAVLQEEETRQLIASTLVGWLKREHPRKEKLLPTDWLGDKGSAMVANALESLLADIAAHPEHRLRAQFDEAVHEWIDRLRSDPAWLQRAEDFRHYLSHDAALAEYLQSLWRSARSALLADLERQDSGTAARVRRMALWLGHALAGDAALRASLNLRLERWVQGLAPEASRFIAQHIEQTVSAWDAREMSALIELHIGRDLQFIRVNGTLVGGLVGLVLFVLSHARELARALGA, encoded by the coding sequence GTGCAGGACGCCGGCACCGAGCTTGCGCGCGCCAAGCGCCTGGCGCTCGCCTTGCTGGCGCTGGCGGCTGCCGTGTTTGCCGCCACCAGCTTCGCGCCACCGCATTTGGCGGTGTTGGCCCTCAAAGCCGTGGCCGAGGCCGCCATGGTGGGCGCGCTGGCCGACTGGTTTGCCGTGCGCGCGCTGTTTCACCGCGTGCCCTTGCCGTTCATCTCGCGGCACACCGCCATCATCCCGCGCAACAAAGACCGCATTGGGCGCAACCTGGCGCAGTTCGTGCGTGAGAAGTTTCTCGACGCCGACTCCCTGGTCGCGCTGATCCGCCGCCGCGACCCGGCCGCCCTGGTCGCCAACTGGCTCACCCGCCCGGCCAATGCCCGCCTGGTGGCGGCGCAGGTGGCGCGCATGCTGGCGGCTGCGCTCCAGGCGCTGGAAGACGCGCAGGTCGAGCGTTTTGTGCAGCGCGCGCTGCGCTCGGTGGTGGGGCAGATGGATTTGGCGCGGCTTGGCTCCGAACTGCTCGCCGCGCTCACCCAGGGCGGGCGCCACCAGCAGTTGCTCGACCAGGCGCTCGCGCGGCTCATCGCCGTGTTGCAAGAGGAAGAAACACGCCAACTCATTGCCAGCACGCTGGTCGGCTGGCTCAAACGCGAGCACCCGCGCAAGGAAAAGCTCCTGCCCACCGACTGGCTGGGCGACAAAGGTTCGGCCATGGTGGCCAATGCGCTGGAGAGCCTGCTGGCCGACATTGCCGCGCACCCCGAGCACCGGCTGCGCGCGCAGTTTGACGAAGCGGTGCACGAATGGATTGACCGCCTGCGCAGCGACCCGGCCTGGCTGCAGCGTGCCGAGGATTTTCGCCATTACCTCAGCCACGATGCGGCGCTGGCCGAGTACCTGCAATCGCTCTGGCGCAGCGCCCGCAGCGCGCTGCTGGCCGACCTGGAGCGCCAGGATTCCGGGACTGCGGCGCGCGTGCGCCGCATGGCGCTGTGGCTGGGCCATGCGCTGGCGGGCGACGCGGCCCTGCGCGCCTCGCTCAACCTTCGGCTGGAGCGCTGGGTGCAGGGCCTGGCGCCCGAGGCCTCGCGCTTCATTGCCCAGCACATCGAGCAGACCGTGAGTGCCTGGGATGCACGCGAGATGTCGGCGTTGATCGAGCTGCACATCGGGCGCGACCTGCAGTTCATTCGCGTCAACGGCACGCTGGTGGGCGGGCTGGTGGGGCTGGTGCTGTTTGTGCTGTCGCACGCGAGAGAGCTTGCGCGTGCCCTCGGCGCTTAA